The Haloarcula sp. H-GB4 genome segment GGTGCCCGGCGCACTGTTCGCACTCGCCGGCTACCTGTATTTCACTCGCGACCCGCCGCCGGTCGGCTTCGGCGTCTGGGGCCTGTGGGTGTTCTGGGGCCTGTTCGCCACCGGGCTCGCGTACGCCGGTCCGGCCCGCCCGACTGTGGACACGACACTGGACCGACGGCGAGCGCTGCTTGGCCTGCTTACGTTCCTGCTGGGGCTGGCCTGTTTCACGCCGGTTCCATTCGAGATCAGCGCGGTCTAACTGTCAGGCCGTGTCGCTGGGGGCGGGCTCAGTGTGAGTACCCTCGGTCCGGAAGCGTCTCGCCGTCGAGTGTCACGCCGTGCTCGGTGGCCGTGCCGATGCGGTGGAGCGGGCACGGCACGGCCTCTCTGGCTTCGAGCACGTCGGATTCAGGCAGCGTACACACCAGCTCGAAGTCCTCGCCGAAGAACACACCCAGTTCTCTGCGCTCTTGCTCAGTCTTCGCGAGCGCGTCGGCCTGTGCGTCTATCGGCAGTGGCGCTTCGATAGCAAAACCACAGCCGCTGGCCGCAGCCAGTTGGTGCAGCGAGCGGGCCAGACCGTCGCTCGAATCCATCATTGCTGTCGCGTGCGGTCGGAGCGCGACGCCCGCACGAACGCGAGGCTCGAACTGGAATAGCTCGTTCGCCTGGTCGGTATCGCCCCGGTCGAACAGTTCGAGGGCGGCGCCTGACCGGCCGAGCGTTCCGGTGACACAGACCGCGTCACCGGGCGAAGCGCCTGAGCGTCGAACGGGCTCAGCCGCGGAGCCGATGGCCGTCGTTGCGACGGTGAACTCGTCGTGGCTATCCAGATCGCCGCCGACGTATTCCGCGCCGACCGCGTGACACACGTCCTGTGTGCCGTCGATGAACGCCGCGAGTTCATCCGGTTCGAACGACGGTGCGCCGTACGCGGCCACTGCGGCAGTTGCCTCGGCCCCCATCGCCGCTACATCCGACAGCGAGGCGGCGACGGCCCGCCAGCCAGCCGTGTAGCGGGTCGTCCCCGACGGGAAGTCCGTCCGCTCGTGGAGCATATCGGTCGTGATGACCTGCCCGTCCACGACGGCGCAGTCGTCGCCCGCGTCGGGAAGTCGGTCGGCGAGGTCAGCGAGTGCGGCCCGCTCGTCCATACCCCGTCGTCAGGTCCCCGGGGCAAAACCCCCGTGGATATCCGCCGGCGAGACAGGGTCGGTGGGTTGAAACCGGAGACTGCCAATCCCATCCACATGGATGGGAACCGCGTGGCGACGGTCGTCGGGTTCGCGGCGGCGCTCGCCGTCCTCGCGGGGCTGGTGTGGCTTGTCGGCATCGGCGAGACGCTGGACGCGCTCGCGACAGCGGACCTAGGGGCGCTGCTCGCCGTCGCAGGCATTGCCATACTGTGGCTCGTCTCGTGGGGGCTGGCGCTGTGGACGGTTCTGCAAGCCCTAGACGCGCCGGTGGCACCACACACTGCCGTGCTCGTGTTCGTCGCCGCCGTGTTCTCGAACAACGTCACACCCTTTGGCCAGGCCGGCGGCGAGCCAGTGAGCGCGCTGCTCATTTCGACGGCCGCCGACACCGAGTACGAGACCGGGCTGGCAGCTATCGCCACCGTCGATACTGTCCATTTCCTGCCGTCAGTCGGGTATGCTGTCATCGGATTCACGTTTGTCGCCGCTGGTGCGGTCCAGTTGACCCGGAACTTGGCGTTTGCCGCCGGTGCCGTCGCGGTGCTCGCGGTCGGCATCCCCACTGCCGCTGTCCTGGGCTGGCGACACCGGGACCGGGTTCAAGCGCTGGTCATCCGCGGTGTCGCACCGGCTCTGGCCGCGCTGTCGAACGTCGTGCCCCGATGGTCACCGCCGTCCGCGGCCAACATCCAGGCACGAATCGAGGGGTTCTTTTCGGCCATCGAGCGCATCGCGACCGACCGGCGGACGGTTCTCCAGACCTTCGGGCTCTCGGCCGTTGGCTGGGTCTGCCTGTCGGCGTCGCTGTGGACGTCGCTGTACGCCGTTGGGGCACCAGTACCAGTCGAAGTTGTCCTGCTTGTCGTTCCCGTTGGGAGTATCGCCAGCATCGTACCGCTTCCCGGCGGGTCCGGCGCTATCGAGACGGTGCTCGTGACCCTGCTGGTCTCGACGGCTCCGGTTTCGGCCGCGCTGGCCACCTCAGGGGTGCTGATCCACCGCGTCGGGAGCTACCTGTTGCCGACGGTTCTCGGCGGCGGCGTCGCCGCTGCGCTCGGCGTCGACCGGGCTGCAGCGCCCGAGAAGTGACTCCACGATTCCCGACAGAAGCGAGAGCATCGCTGGCCTATGGGCGAGTGAACGGTTCACGCCCGCCGACTGCGAACGACGCGTTTAAATGACGGCGACGGAAAGAAATCTGCAATGGCTACACTCTACGACGTTCCCCCCGAGGAACTCATCGAGGCACTCACGGAGACGCTCGCAGACGAAGACGACATCGAAGCGCCGGACTGGGCCGAGTTCACCAAGACCGGTGTCGACCGCGAACTCCCACCTGAGCAAGAGGACTTCTGGACGCGACGTGCCGCCAGCCTCCTCCGAAAGGTCGCCGTCGACGGTCCCGTCGGTGTCAACGCCCTCCGCTCCGAGTACGGCACTTCGAAGCAGGGGACGACCCGCTACCGCGTCCGCCCACACCAGAAGACCAAGGGCTCGGGCAACATCATCCGGACGGCGCTCCAGCAGCTCGAAGACGCCGGCTACGTCGAGACCAGCGAAAACGACGGCCGCCGTGTCACGGGTGACGGCCGCAGCCTCCTCGACGACACCGCAGGCGACCTCCTGACGGAACTCGACCGCCCGGAACTCGAACGCTACGCGTAACCGACGCCTTTCTCGCTGTTTTTTCCTCGCCCCATAGCCCCTGCTCCGAAATCGTTTTCCGACCGACTCCAGTATTTCCATACAAGTATGAGTGGCGACCCCAGCGAGGAAGAACTCGACGAGCTCCGAAAAAAGAAGATGGAGCAGCTCAAGGAACAGCAGGGCGGCGAAGGCGAAGGCCAGGAGGCCGCGCAACAGCAGGCTGAAGCCCAGAAACAGGCCGTCCTCAAACAGAACCTTACTGACGGCGCGCGCAAGCGGCTCAACACGGTCAAGATGTCGAAACCGCAGGTCGGCGAACAGGTCGAACAGCAGGTCGTCGCGCTGGCCCGTAGCGGCCGCGTGCAGGGCCAGATCGACGAGGACCAGATGAAAGAGCTCCTCTCGGAGCTGACGCCCGACTCCAAGAGCTTCGATATCAAGCGCCGGTAGATGCGCTGTGCTCTGTTGTACAGCGGCGGAAAGGACTCGACGCTGGCGGCGCTTTTGCTTGACCCCTTTTACGACGTGACGCTCGTCAGTGGCTCTTTTGGCGTCCGCGACACTGACCCTGCACAGGAGAGCGCAACGGCTGTAGGCTTCGACCACGCGACGGTCGATCTGGACCCGGACGTGGCCCACAATGCCGTCAAGCAGATGCACGACGACGGCTACCCGCGAAACGGCATCCAACAGGTCCACGAACACGCTGTCGAAACCGTTGCCCGTGGTGACTGGGTCGCCGATGCCGACGGTCTCGATACACTCGACGCCGTGGCTGACGGCACCCGCCGCGATGACCGGGTGCCGACGGTGGACCGCCCGCTCGCCCAGAGCATCGAGGACCGTTTCGACGTGGACTACCTCGCGCCGCTTGCGGGCATCGGTCGCGGCGCTATCGACGCGATGGCCGCTGACCGGCTCGTCGTCGAGACCGGCCCCAGCGCCGAGATCCCGAAGGCTGACTACGAGGTTGAACTCCGTGCGCTCCTGCGGGAGCGCTACAGTGAGGGTGTCGTGGCTGACGTGTTCCCCGAGCACACACAGTCCCGCGTGCAGGGCCTGCGGTAGCCGTCGGCGGTTCGAGTCCTGCGCGTGCGTTCGTCAACTAGGCGATATCCCGGCTGGTGTCCACGCTGATGCGGTCGGTGAGGTCGAGGCAGATCGGTTCGGTGAGCGCTCGCCCTCCGCGGAACTTCGGAACAAAGAGCCTGTTTTCGATGGCGTCGTCGCGCCGTTTCGTTTCGAGGTCAAGCACGACGTCGCTCGTGTACTCCGTCCGATGGCGCTGTGACGGTGTCGCGTCGTGCTTGAGTGCGTACAGGACCGCGACGCTGTCGGTCTGTGTGAGTCTGGCCTGCAGCGTTTCGAGGAAGGCCCGAAACTCCCCTGTGTCGGCGCGCTCGAGTGGCTCGACTGGGTCGACGACGAGGAGCGACCCTTCAGTGAGTCCCTCGACGTGGGCGAGTGCATCGCTCACCGGGGCCTCACGGTTCAACTGGCTGACTGTGAGGTTGTCGTAGGCCCCTCGCTGTGACCGCAACGTCGACGTGACCGTCGTGGGTGCCTGTTCGCCGGAGAGATACACCGTTTCCTGCCGGGCGACGAACTCGGAGAGAAACAGCTCCGCCTGGCTCGCCGGTTCGGCGAGCAGTGTGACGAGGCTGCCAGCCGGTACGCCGCCGTTGAGCTTTCGGTCCAGCGCTCGAACCCCTGTTTCGAATCGTTGCGTCACCGTCTCACCTCACCATGTGTCCACCGATTCACTGCCCATCCCATACAGACACACTCGGTGGAGTGTCTGTTTGTTGTCCGTTCTCTAATACGGGCCGTCGCACACATAGTCAGTCTCTAGCCGCTTACCGCCAGTGTTGTGCTGGCCGTGCCCTCCCATGGTCACAGACCGCTGGCAGAGACAGTTGTGACCTTCATTTTAGCGAGTCTCTACCGGTAGGTATCAACCTATAGCTGTGGCTCTGGTCAGCGTGAACGAACAGGTTCAAGCGCGCCCTTGCTGTAGACGCCGGTATGTACGACTCCGTCAAGGGCTTTCGCGATTTCTACCCCGAGGAGATGCAGGCCCGGCGGTGGGCCATGGATACGCTTGAAGACGTCGCACAGCGCTATGGCTTCCGAGAAATCGGCACCCCAGCGCTGGAACCGACCGAGATGTACGTCGACAAGAGCGGTGAGGAGATCGTCGAGGAACTGTACAGCTTCGAGGACAAGGGCGGACGCGAGGTCGCGCTCACGCCGGAGCTGACGCCGACTGTCGCGCGGATGTTCGTCGCCAAGCAACAGGAGCTCTCGAAGCCGATCAAGTGGGTGTCGACGCGGCCGTTCTGGCGCTACGAGGAGCCCCAGCAGGGGCGGTTCCGGGAGTTCTACCAGACCAACGTCGACATCTTCGGGTCGGCAGAGCCGACGGCCGACGCCGAGATTCTGGCCGTTGCCGTGGATATGCTCACTGACCTCGGGCTGACGGGCGAGGACTTCGAAATCCGCGTCTCACATCGGGATATCCTCTCGGGCGTGCTGGAGTCGTTCGGGGCGGACGTGGACGTGCCCGAGGCGATTCGTGCGGTCGACAAGCGGGCGAAGGTCGACCACGACGACTACCTCGACGCGCTCGTCGAGGCGGGGCTCAACTACGGGCAGGCCGACAAGTTCGACGAGATGCTGCAGATCGACGCCCAAGAAATCGAAACGCTTGCGGACCTTACCGGCTCCGAGGATGTCCGCGCGGCGACCGACAACCTGCAGGCAGTGCTCGACGCAGCCGAGGACTTCGGCGTCCGCAAGCACCTCACTGTCTCGCTGACGACCGCGCGCGGGCTGGACTACTACACTGGCATTGTCTTCGAGTGCTTCGACTCGACGGGCGAGGTGTCACGCTCGGTGTTCGGCGGCGGCCGCTATGACGACCTCATCGAGGGCTTCGGTGGCCAGCCGACGCCGGCCGTCGGGTTCGCGCCCGGCCACGCCACGCTCCAGTTGCTCTGTCAGCGCGCCGGCGTCTGGCCCGCCGAGGAACTGTCAACGGACTACTACGTCCTGCAGGTCGGTGACACGCGCCCGACCGCGGCCCGCATCGCCCGTGACCTGCGCGAGCGGGGCCACGTCGTCGAGAGCGACGTTGCCGACCGGTCCTTCGGCGCGCAGATGGGATACGCCGACGGCATCAACGCCGAGACGGTCGTTATCGTCGGCGAGCAGGACCTCGAAAACGACGAGGTGACGCTCAAAGAGATGGACGACGGCGAGCAGGTCAGCGTCCCGCTCTCTGAGTTCCCGGGCGACCACGACCGGCCGACGTTCGAGGACTTCACGGAGTAGCGCAACCTAGCGGTCGGATTGTGACAGTAACTTTTTGCGACCAGCGTGTTGATTAGTCGACATGCAGCTCCCCTCCATCGCTCTCCCGAGGTGGAAGCTCGTCGCAACCATCGCGATACTGTCGATGGGCTTTGCCATGCTCGCAGGTGCGGCCGGCCTCGGAAACGTGCTTGCTCCGATATTTATCATCCTCGGCTGGTTCATCCTGGCCCCGCTTGTCGCCCTTCTGGGATCGAAACTGCCGATGATTGAGTCGCCGGCGGCCGAGCCGGATTCGGATGAAGCCGACATGACCATGGCTTCGGAACCGACGGTAGACCCGGTCGACCAGCTTCGGGAGCGGTACGCCCGCGGTGAATTAACTGACAGCGAGTTCGAGCGGCGACTGGACCGACTGTTGGAAACCGAATCACTCTCAGCAAACAGTGAAACAGAGGAGACGGTTGGTGAGGCTGACAGAGAAGTCAGTCTCGAAACTGAATGAGACGGAGCCCGGACACTACTTCCATGTGACCACTATCCCTGCGTGAGGCCGCCCGCGAGGCGGTCCGGTCAGAGCGCCCGTTCCATCTCCATTTCCACCCGCTCTTTGGCAATCGTCTCGAAGCCGACTGACTCGTACAGTGCCCGGGCGACGTGGTTCGTGTTCGAGACCGAAAGCCAGACGCGGTCGAGCCCGTTTTCCTGCCCGTAGCCAAGCAGGACGCGGATGAGCTGTGAGCCGATGCCGGCGTGCTGGTAGTCTGGATGGACGAAAATCGCCAGCTCCGATGTGTCCTGATACGGGACGAGGACGGAGTGGCCGACAGCTTGATCCTCGTGCCAGACAACGACGTTCAGGCCGTCTTCGACAAGGTTCGGCAGCCAGTCGCGGATGTCCGCTTCAGTCCGGGGTGGGACACCCTGTGACCGGGAGTCGGGCCCGAAATCAGCATACATCTCCACCAGTGGGTCAATGTCGCCGTCATAGGCCTCGATTGTTACCGTCCGCCCGTCGTGGTCGGTGAACGTTTCGGGCGGGCGAGGGAAGTTGTGATCCGCCGCGGCGGCGTTGGACATACCCCCGTCTTTGTCCTCAGGACGCCTAAGTTCGTCTATCCTTCCCAGCGACTGAGATTCGGGTGAGACAAGTGGCTCGCAGTCGACAAATCGGTATGCGCGCCTATCGCGTGGCCTACGACGGCCAGCCGTATCACGGGTTCCAGCGCCAGCCCGATGTCGATACCGTCGAGGGCCGACTGCGTTCAGCACTCGTCCGCCTCGGTGTCTGCGAGCGCGGCGAGGGGCTGCCCGACCGGTACGCGGCCGCCGGCCGGACTGATGCTGGCGTCTCTGCACGGGCACAGACCGTCGCCTTCGACGCCCCGGCGTGGCTCTCACCAGCGGCGTTCAACGGGGAACTCCCGGACGATGTTTG includes the following:
- the thiL gene encoding thiamine-phosphate kinase, with amino-acid sequence MDERAALADLADRLPDAGDDCAVVDGQVITTDMLHERTDFPSGTTRYTAGWRAVAASLSDVAAMGAEATAAVAAYGAPSFEPDELAAFIDGTQDVCHAVGAEYVGGDLDSHDEFTVATTAIGSAAEPVRRSGASPGDAVCVTGTLGRSGAALELFDRGDTDQANELFQFEPRVRAGVALRPHATAMMDSSDGLARSLHQLAAASGCGFAIEAPLPIDAQADALAKTEQERRELGVFFGEDFELVCTLPESDVLEAREAVPCPLHRIGTATEHGVTLDGETLPDRGYSH
- a CDS encoding lysylphosphatidylglycerol synthase transmembrane domain-containing protein; this translates as MDGNRVATVVGFAAALAVLAGLVWLVGIGETLDALATADLGALLAVAGIAILWLVSWGLALWTVLQALDAPVAPHTAVLVFVAAVFSNNVTPFGQAGGEPVSALLISTAADTEYETGLAAIATVDTVHFLPSVGYAVIGFTFVAAGAVQLTRNLAFAAGAVAVLAVGIPTAAVLGWRHRDRVQALVIRGVAPALAALSNVVPRWSPPSAANIQARIEGFFSAIERIATDRRTVLQTFGLSAVGWVCLSASLWTSLYAVGAPVPVEVVLLVVPVGSIASIVPLPGGSGAIETVLVTLLVSTAPVSAALATSGVLIHRVGSYLLPTVLGGGVAAALGVDRAAAPEK
- a CDS encoding 30S ribosomal protein S19e translates to MATLYDVPPEELIEALTETLADEDDIEAPDWAEFTKTGVDRELPPEQEDFWTRRAASLLRKVAVDGPVGVNALRSEYGTSKQGTTRYRVRPHQKTKGSGNIIRTALQQLEDAGYVETSENDGRRVTGDGRSLLDDTAGDLLTELDRPELERYA
- a CDS encoding DNA-binding protein gives rise to the protein MSGDPSEEELDELRKKKMEQLKEQQGGEGEGQEAAQQQAEAQKQAVLKQNLTDGARKRLNTVKMSKPQVGEQVEQQVVALARSGRVQGQIDEDQMKELLSELTPDSKSFDIKRR
- a CDS encoding alpha hydrolase, which gives rise to MRCALLYSGGKDSTLAALLLDPFYDVTLVSGSFGVRDTDPAQESATAVGFDHATVDLDPDVAHNAVKQMHDDGYPRNGIQQVHEHAVETVARGDWVADADGLDTLDAVADGTRRDDRVPTVDRPLAQSIEDRFDVDYLAPLAGIGRGAIDAMAADRLVVETGPSAEIPKADYEVELRALLRERYSEGVVADVFPEHTQSRVQGLR
- a CDS encoding ATPase domain-containing protein, whose protein sequence is MTQRFETGVRALDRKLNGGVPAGSLVTLLAEPASQAELFLSEFVARQETVYLSGEQAPTTVTSTLRSQRGAYDNLTVSQLNREAPVSDALAHVEGLTEGSLLVVDPVEPLERADTGEFRAFLETLQARLTQTDSVAVLYALKHDATPSQRHRTEYTSDVVLDLETKRRDDAIENRLFVPKFRGGRALTEPICLDLTDRISVDTSRDIA
- the hisS gene encoding histidine--tRNA ligase, which encodes MYDSVKGFRDFYPEEMQARRWAMDTLEDVAQRYGFREIGTPALEPTEMYVDKSGEEIVEELYSFEDKGGREVALTPELTPTVARMFVAKQQELSKPIKWVSTRPFWRYEEPQQGRFREFYQTNVDIFGSAEPTADAEILAVAVDMLTDLGLTGEDFEIRVSHRDILSGVLESFGADVDVPEAIRAVDKRAKVDHDDYLDALVEAGLNYGQADKFDEMLQIDAQEIETLADLTGSEDVRAATDNLQAVLDAAEDFGVRKHLTVSLTTARGLDYYTGIVFECFDSTGEVSRSVFGGGRYDDLIEGFGGQPTPAVGFAPGHATLQLLCQRAGVWPAEELSTDYYVLQVGDTRPTAARIARDLRERGHVVESDVADRSFGAQMGYADGINAETVVIVGEQDLENDEVTLKEMDDGEQVSVPLSEFPGDHDRPTFEDFTE
- a CDS encoding SHOCT domain-containing protein, yielding MQLPSIALPRWKLVATIAILSMGFAMLAGAAGLGNVLAPIFIILGWFILAPLVALLGSKLPMIESPAAEPDSDEADMTMASEPTVDPVDQLRERYARGELTDSEFERRLDRLLETESLSANSETEETVGEADREVSLETE
- a CDS encoding GNAT family N-acetyltransferase, encoding MSNAAAADHNFPRPPETFTDHDGRTVTIEAYDGDIDPLVEMYADFGPDSRSQGVPPRTEADIRDWLPNLVEDGLNVVVWHEDQAVGHSVLVPYQDTSELAIFVHPDYQHAGIGSQLIRVLLGYGQENGLDRVWLSVSNTNHVARALYESVGFETIAKERVEMEMERAL